The sequence CGTCATTTCCACGAAATGGAATCCATGGACCGAGTGTGGGTGGCTATTAAGCTGTGGACGGTCGGGGTGTTACAATTGGTACCTGAAACTCAGATGAATGTGGAGTAGGGATCACACTAACATGGGTAACGATCTTGGGGCGCAATGAGGATTTTACGTTCTTTGAGAGAAGGTGAACTGTAATATTCCGGTTTGTGaaatatgaaaatgtttaagaaaattgatttggctacctatgtcaccaaagtatACTTATTTTTTCTGTCACACATCTGTTTAGAACTCCAGAATTAAGCGTGCTTGAACTAGAGTAGTAGAAAGATGAGTGACCTACTTGGTTGTCATTCGCACAAAGAAAAGTTAGGTGGTGATTGGATCAATAAACATGACTAATGAACCTTTAAAAAACTAATGCACCGTGGACGGATTTTATTTGTCCGTTGAAATGAGTGGAAGACATAAATTCAGATTATAAACCATTTTAGGGCTTGATTGATTCAAACGCATCGATTGCGGGAGTCTGCGGATGCGGTTGGTTGTGATTTCTAGCTGTTTTAAGaaatttgtacgactggttctgcggttagaaattggtgtgTTTGCGGGAtatttatgactggttaactaccaaatgcaacAGTGGTTAAATAACacattaacaatatttacattttatataattataaaattatcaaaaatcataatattataataaatataaaaattatatttagaaagttatagtttagattttttaaaattatggacaatatttttagtttaaaattttataatattaattaaaatataatagatatattttagtatttttataatttcaatttagtttttttattgaatatttttatttttgtttaaaaaaaaaattatccttcCGCAACCGTttgcaaccgcaaacgctagttgaaaataacttttgaatttatgaggtttagattagtttagagcggtttgaacGATAGTTGCCAAACGCCAACAACTGCtatcaaccgcaaaagctgcgtttgcgggtggtagcgaaAAAGCCAATCATACCCTTAATCAAGTCGAAATGTTTGTTCACGCGGATAAAAGCATTATCTATAAAAATTGGGTGTCGACATTGTGGGCACATCTTTAAATTATTAGCTAAATTAAATAATGATTAGAAAAAGGTAAAGTTAAAATACTGCTatgtgatggtgatgatgataaagTGACTTTTATTGCgagaaataataatataaatgctTCGTCCAATCATGTTAGCCTTTTAATAAAGTTAGATGTGAAATATAGgataataaatgtattataaCTCGAAATCGTTTTTAAATAAGATGCAGCCAGTCACAAGGCTCAGGGAAAAGTGAGAATATGGTTTATACAAACAGTTTTTAAGTTAGTGGTGAATCATTGgcctattttatattttgtttagtgTAGTCTTTTTAAGTGCTCAATCGTTGGTGGTGAATGTCATTGAAGTGTACATCAGCAAAACTCATAAATgtatcccaaaaaaaaacttgttcaGAAAATGCTTTATCTCTTGTATGGGTATACATATACGTCTTTGGCGTTGTCTTACTCACATCCTTTGAACTTTGATCAATTTTCTCAGCTTTCAATACTGAAATAAATTTATGTACGTATAGACCCATTTCTCTTTGAAAATTCAACACACTGCAAAGTACCGGAAGCAGATAGTATATTCCATATCGCAACTATACTGATAAATGATGTGATTAGGTAGACATATCGCTTGCATATGATTTCGGGACATGTATTATTGACCAATATATAAGATCGGTTAGCTTGTTTTTAGGTAAGACAGATGATGTGAAGTTAATGTATTcagtatttttattaaatgaacGAGTTTCTCTGCTTCTCAGATGCAGCTTGGAATAGTGCTACTAGTGCAGGAGGTTTGGGCTGGACATGCTCTAACTCTGCCGGTGCTACTCTCCTGCAAGGATCTTCACCGTGCCCCATAGTGGCATCAGCGCTAGTTGCAGAAGCACTGGCACTCAAGGCGGGTATCAAAGCCGCTATCTCCCTTAACATCAAAGATCTGGTCTGTCACTCAGACTCAAAAGGCTTGATCAATCTGATCACAGGAAACACGTCTGTGATTGCACTCCAAGGAATTCTCCATGACATCAGTGTGTTGAGTAATTCCATGTCGTCTATCTCTTTTAAATTTGTACCTCGGCGTTGTAATACGATCACTGATCGTCTGGCCAAAGAGGCTCTGTTTTCTGTATCAAACTCTTCTTTGGGAAGAGAGAACCTTATAGCTTAAGCTTTTATAAATgaatgtttgaccaaaaaaaaaaaaaaaaaagaagttttccATTTATGATTCAAGACAACATTTAGAGCTTATATAATGCAAATATATCGTACCATAattcttgataaaaaaaaatatcgtaCCATAATTCCAGAGCAGAAATTACAAACTGTTTCGTACCATACACGTGTTTCATCAAGCAGATCATCACCTAATCGTCCCTTGTCCGTGTCATATTGTTAGAACTCCCGTGGAGAGAAAGAGACGCAAAGCTTTTGCTTATATGTATCGTGAACACTATGGCTGTGTCGTTGTATCAGGCTATCAGCTGCTCATTGCTCAATGTAAATATGATTCTTAATAaggtttttatttgtttccatTTAGGTATGCGTTTACATTTCCATAGTATATAGCATAATAATTCATATGAAAAAACAATCGGGTATAACCATCGAATGAAGTTTAACAAGAATTATAACCATAGTTATTAAATGGACTAAAGGCCAACTAATGCCAATCTCAAAGAACATGATGACTTCAGAAATACACATGTAGTCATCCGATCTACTAGATCTACATTCACttcatttatatttcttttaaaccGAAAATCAAACTAGATGGACCATACTAAATGAAATATCCATTTGCAAAATACGGGAATGTGACATTCAAAGCTATAAACACAATCAAAAATgagaaggaaaaaagaaaaaaaaaacagaaagccACTCGCCCGTCTAGTGATTTTAGTTGTTATGCCATATTTCCAAGCCCAGAGTAATCATATCGAGTGGCACAGACCTTGAATATGTAACTATGGGTTCGGATTGGTCAACTGGATAAGCCATTGCTTCGGCCCAAGACAAGGCTTTATCTCTTCTCCTTTACCCGTGGTGGAAACGTCACAAAGGTTAGCGTACGTTCCTGCACTAATGAGTGACGTATCCTCAACTCTAACCAGCCACAAAGGTGTTATCAAACCTACTGAAGCCGTATTCAGTCAAACAAGAATCCATTAactttctttttgaaaaccaGGCCCATGAAAATTGTATGTTTCTTtctcaaagaaaaagaagaaaattttgtgtttaataAAGCTATTTTCCCAAATTAGCATTGCGAAAATGTGAATTGAGGTTGATGGTAGAAATCCTAAGGAGCTTCAGGAGGAGATTGCCAATGGTGACATTGATGTTCCTAACTAGTGAAAAACGTTCCTTATAGTTGTCTTATCGTTCTTTATGTAGATACGAGGATAAATTTTTGGAGTTGAATCATTTAAGTTGGAATCTTTAATCTATCTTTGATTTTGAATGTCTGAAATTTTTGGGATGATAAAGatggattttagtttttgaatgcaTCACAAGATTCGTTAGCATGATTGTATCCGCgccaattgatttttttttgtttttgaatttggtATGAATCAGAAAGTGAATTGAAGAAAAATCATAACTAAGGTTTTGATGTCTTTGTCGGAAGTGTTGAATATACTAAAAAAGTTTGGGTTGTTTGGATTATTCAAATATAACGACATTGTTGAATGCAACATAATTTTACAACAGTACAGAGTGGTTAGTTTGACTGGTCTAATGCGCAATGTTATAGTTTGCAGTTGCTATTTAAAAACTTGTTGGACAGAAATGTGACAGTGTACCAGTTCCTAAAATGGTAGTTCGGTTGATTGCGTTAGCAGTGTCTTTGGGGTTGGTTATCagatctcttagaaacacaaagagttataagaacaacttttcttattagctttagaaactactcaaaactaaagctctcaatatgtttcacttagatcatatggaacacctctccattagacctatatttatatgaaagacaattccctttaacatgtgggatatggtaaacacaaacctaacctaaatagaaacttccttttcctatttctaggtttccttattgtgtttatcttaacatattaaacatctaataatatgttaagtttccacaagcttggaattatccaacattcacccccttaattccaacttgaattagGGAGATCAATTTCTTGAACTCCGATTAAGCTCCTCATTTGCTTGAACATAATCCTTGCTAATGGCTTGGTAAGGATGTCGGCTTTCTGCTCAACACCCGGCACATGCTCCACTTCGATATGCCCGTTCTCCACACACTCACGAATGAAGTGATACTTCTTGAGTACATGcttactccttccatggaaaacTGGATTCTTGGTTAGAGAAATGGCTGATTTGTTGTCGATCCTAAGCTTGACTCTCTCGCCTTCTTTGCTTAATATCTCACTCAACAATTCCTTGATCCATATAGCTTGCTTCGCTGCTTCTGTTGCTGCCATGAATTCTGCTTCGCATGATGACAATGCAACCGTCTGCTGCTTCTGCGACGTCCAAGTAATCAGTGATGAACCGTAGTAGAATGCATGTCCTGACGTGCTCCTCCCGTCATCGAGATCAATGTTGTGACTGCTGTCACTATAACCAATGACACTCCTTGACCCATCTCTCTTGAAGAACAGACCGAAGTTTGTTGTTCCTTTCACATACCGCAGTATGTGCTTGATGGCTTGTCCGTGAGAGTCTCTCGGATTGTGCATGTATCTGCTAAGAACACCTACTGCGTAACACAGGTCGGGTCTTGTGTGAAGCAGATACCTCAAACATCCTATGATTCTTCTGAACTCGGTTGCATCTATCTCTTGTTCATCTTCAGCTTTTGAGATCTTCAAATTCGCTTCCATTGGAATTTGAGTTGCGTTACACGCTTCCATCTTTGTGTCACGCAGGATTCCTTGAGCATACCTCTGTTGTTTTATTCTGATTCCGTCTGCTCCTTGAATCACCTCTATGCCAAGGTAGTACGTTAGCTTACCTAGATCTGACATCTCGAACTTCTTAGACATCTCCTCTTTGAATTGCCTAATCACCTTAAGTGAAGTCCCTGTCACAAATAGATCATCAACGTAgatggcaatgatcaagacgtctcctccttcagtcttgcagtacactgatggttccttcgtgcacttctcaaatctcatctccttgagaacctgATCGAGTTTTACATTCCATGCCCTGGGTGCCTGGCGTAACGCATACAAAGCCTTGTGTAACACATACACTCGATcctcttctccttttttttcgAAACCTTCAGGTTGAGTTACATACACTAACTCCTTTAGATCTCCATTCAAGAAAGCGGTCTTCACGTCCATGTGATGTATCTCCCAACCGTTCGTTGCTGCGAGGGCTATTAAGAGCCGAATGGTTTCAAGTCTTGCCACTGGTGCAAACACTTCGTCGAAATCTATTCCTTCTCTTTGTACATAGCCTTTTGCCACAAGTCTCGCCTTATACTTGCTCACTGTACCATCCGCCTTTCTCTTGATCTTGAAGATCCACTTCAACCCTATGAGTTTCACTCCAGCCGGTCTATCCACAAGTTTCCAtgtcttgtttcttgtgatagACTCCAACTCGGCCACCATCGCTTCAACCCATTCTCGTACGTGTTCAGCTTCAAAATAGTTCTCTGGCTCGCCATCCACTGTGAGCAACAGCATTGCACTTTCTTGATCTGCAAGTAACACATAATCATCGAGATATCTTGGTTTTGTTATGGTTCGGCCTTGTCTGGTCACCAGCGGTTGACCTCCACCGTTTTGGTTTGCATTGTGATccgcatcttcttcttcttcctcatcttggTTTATAGCTTCCTGTTCATGATCCTCACCTTGATCATTACCTTCTTCTATATCACCCTCATGTGGAAGCTTAAGCATGCTCGGTTCACAATCAGCTTGGTTTGTTGTAGACGCCCAGTCCCAAGCTTTCTCTTCATCGAAAATCACATCTCTACTCACCATCACCTTCCTTGTGTCTGGATCATAAAGTCTGTAGGCTTTGGAACCCGGCTCAGTTCCAAGATTGACCATACTCTTTGATCTCTCATCCAACTTCTTCAGATAAGGACCAGTGATTTTCGCATGAGCTACACAACCGAATATCCTCAAGTGCTTGATATTTGGTTTCCTCGATGTAAGGCACTCGTATGGTGTTTGATTCTTCAAGGCTTTTGTAGGAACTCTGTTGATGAGGTAAGTTGAATGTCGTACAGCTTCACCCCACAAGTAGTTCGGCATCTTCATTGCCTTCAGCATACTTCTTGTCATTCCCATCAAGGTTCGGTTTCTCCTCTCCACAACACCGTTTTATTGAGGTGTGTAAGGCGCGGTTAGGTGCCTTTTAACTCCATTCTCTTCACAGAATAGATTGAACTCAGCTGAGgtaaactctcctcctctatcggtgcgaaAGGTTTTGATGGTTGAGCCTGTCTGCTTCTCTACACTCTCTTTAAACCTTTTGAATCGATCGAATACCTCACTcttctccttcaatagcatAACCCACATATACCTAGAGAAGTCATCGATCAAGACAAAGACATACTTATTATTTGCAGGCGTTGGTGGTGTGATTCGTCCACACAAGTCTCCAAGCAATAATCCCAATGGCTTTGATGTACAAACCATGGCCTTAGTCAGGAATGTGTCTTTGGTTTGCTTCCCTGCAAGACATGTGTCACACACGCCTTCTTCGTGTGTTACACTCGGGAATGAGTGTCTCGTCTGCTTCTCTGCTAGACATGCGTTACACACGCCTTCTTCGTGTGTTACACTCTGCATTCTGACGAtcatctccttcctcttcaTCGACCAAACCTGGTAGTTTGTCGATGACAACATCAGACAATGGATGGATGTGAATCCAAAGTCTTTGATGTGTGGCGCAGCTGTAGTCACGTCGGCCATCTGC is a genomic window of Brassica napus cultivar Da-Ae chromosome A2, Da-Ae, whole genome shotgun sequence containing:
- the LOC125589062 gene encoding uncharacterized protein LOC125589062 — translated: MNEFLCFSDAAWNSATSAGGLGWTCSNSAGATLLQGSSPCPIVASALVAEALALKAGIKAAISLNIKDLVCHSDSKGLINLITGNTSVIALQGILHDISVLSNSMSSISFKFVPRRCNTITDRLAKEALFSVSNSSLGRENLIA